A part of Leishmania braziliensis MHOM/BR/75/M2904 complete genome, chromosome 30 genomic DNA contains:
- a CDS encoding putative phosphatase 2C — protein MGLMLPKPILSKVVDRAGSSFVNSACASQNGFRNSMEDAHMLVASDDADVAYFGIFDGHSNAECSAYVARELPQLLKKLPEPITAEMLEKICVEVDEAYMKAYVEGGSTGTFCIIRKDLTVTIANVGDSRILVCRDGKLIFATEDHKPYVQEEMERIVACGGSVVSNRVDGDLAVSRAFGDASFKVKGAKDYRKQKVIAVPDVSVVQCQPNDFIILACDGVFEGNFSNEDVCQFVWEQQQNCWDDLAVVACRVCDEAIRCGSKDNISCLVVQLAEGASKVKLFGTASFVPGPPFPRNQQPCRTAYAQMAELGHTTTAAALQTRYQLLQAFSKNKLNAQPPVMRTAFEMSDEVDVETELSFFGKGPAPGNEKNFFEALANTGGNS, from the coding sequence ATGGGTCTTATGCTACCGAAGCCGATCCTTAGCAAGGTCGTGGATCGTGCTGGGAGCTCCTTCGTGAacagcgcctgcgcctcaCAGAACGGCTTTCGCAACTCCATGGAGGATGCACATATGCTAGTCgccagcgacgacgccgatGTAGCGTACTTTGGCATATTCGATGGGCATAGTAACGCTGAGTGTAGCGCCTACGTGGCGAGAGAGCTGCCACAGTTGCTGAAGAAGCTGCCGGAGCCGATCACGGCAGAGATGCTAGAGAAGATATGCGTAGAGGTGGATGAAGCCTACATGAAGGCATACGTCGAGGGCGGCTCCACTGGTACCTTCTGCATCATCCGCAAGGACCTCACAGTGACTATTGCCAACGTCGGAGACTCCCGCATCCTCGTCTGCCGCGACGGAAAGCTGATTTTCGCCACTGAGGACCACAAACCATACGTtcaggaggagatggagcgTATTGTTGCCTGTGGCGGCAGTGTAGTCAGCAACCGCGTCGACGGCGACCTTGCCGTGTCGCGCGCCTTTGGTGATGCGTCCTTCAAGGTAAAGGGGGCGAAAGACTACCGAAAACAGAAGGTGATTGCCGTGCCGGATGTGTCGGTGGTGCAGTGCCAGCCGAACGACTTTATCATTCTCGCGTGCGACGGCGTCTTTGAGGGCAATTTCTCCAACGAGGACGTTTGCCAATTTGTgtgggagcagcagcaaaactGCTGGGACGACTTGGCGGTTGTAGCCTGCCGCGTTTGCGATGAGGCAATTCGCTGTGGCAGCAAAGACAACATCTCCTGCTTAGTGGTAcagctggcggagggcgCGTCCAAGGTAAAGTTGTTTGGCACCGCGTCCTTCGTCCCTGGTCCCCCCTTTCCGCGCAATCAGCAGCCCTGCCGCACTGCCTACGCGCAGATGGCGGAGCTTGGCCacacgacgacggcggcagcgctgcagacgcgctaccagctgctgcaggccttCTCTAAGAACAAGTTGAATGCTCAGCCGCCTGTGATGCGAACCGCCTTCGAGATGAGCGACGAGGTGGACGTGGAGACGGAGTTGTCCTTCTTCGGAAAGGGCCCTGCACCGGGAAACGAGAAGAACTTCTTCGAGGCGCTCGCCAACACGGGAGGTAACTCGTAG
- a CDS encoding putative KU80 protein: protein MSKDATVLVLDITLSRAAALEEACDLCTRILTDKMVYSPLDEVAVILAGTEKSRSALYDQSGQARYQHITVAVELGPATEKILVPIAATRAGVVALPGGATVQRPITEAYDFIDALQVAVALLQARTSQRRCNRCIYLLTDARHEVRHKEDLLFLIDALQHDQITLVVIGFDFQALPAGTASQEECDESSTGDTSAWVGLDRKAQNEKVLGALCTELGPPSTLISPAEALDRLSLLHCRKIRQQPMFKIALRIGDVRLATQLFTLTQEERLPALRRSTQDGADVVQSVEYVTPSDVDEQPRALAKEERMEVFFFGADRVSCSEADREEMKVKGPRALEAIGFVGETEVEPCLLMGGTRALLPLAGDHAGQRGFNALVDAMVSSGKAMLVRLVRTAHATPLLCVCFARVAETASGQRHLVLAPLPFAEDMRALRFSEYPEVRFSKAEEQLMDELIDGLSVDGSVLAPQDTFNPVLQQYYATLQAKLLALNASDEKSNTKVPSSEAAVPQLLPLLRGTSTDFFAEGSSVYEAVSAHRSALASCASAFPYEEELDALLPGSKGAGWSEKSWYQSLTPSSSLMATEAGVPPSATQGSGGAPSTIAAAIIRDLKCSAEADNASAGSHATSEAASISTAPHDIMSGDPSFVITSVDPVGTFSMVVRNPAATEAQLNKAKDDLSNLIWELLHSSVKGAFYRKCMACIMALRQFCVTQDDAAYYSDFLLKLAVVAQQCGRDADFWIPYVVERKDSANVWPITAQECKSASLPDDTAAESFLQKIHLDLAIALDDVTDADD from the coding sequence ATGTCCAAGGATGCTACCGTTCTGGTGCTGGACATCACCCTCTCccgtgcagcggcgctggaggaggcgtgtGACCTGTGCACCAGAATTCTCACGGACAAGATGGTATACTCACCGTTGGACGAGGTGGCGGTTATTCTAGCTGGCACAGAGAAATCTCGAAGCGCCCTGTACGACCAGTCTGGACAGGCGCGGTACCAGCACATCACAGTGGCCGTGGAACTCGGACCGGCAACGGAGAAGATCCTCGTACCTATTGCCGCTACTCGCGCAGGTGTCGTTGCGCTGCCTGGGGGCGCCACTGTGCAGCGGCCTATCACGGAGGCGTATGACTTCATCGACGCCCTtcaggtggcggtggcgcttctGCAGGCGCGCACCAGTCAGAGGAGGTGCAACCGCTGCATTTACCTCCTCACAGACGCCCGCCACGAGGTGCGGCACAAGGAGGACCTGCTTTTTCTCATCGATGCCTTGCAGCACGATCAGATAACGTTGGTGGTGATTGGGTTCGACTTTCAGGCGCTGCCAGCAGGCACTGCCTCACAGGAGGAGTGTGACGAGTCCTCCACGGGTGACACTAGCGCGTGGGTCGGGCTCGACAGGAAAGCACAAAACGAGAAAGTACTCGGGGCGCTGTGCACCGAGCTGGGGCCGCCGAGTACACTAATCAGCCCCGCGGAGGCGCTGGACcgtctctcgctgctgcactgtcGAAAGATCCGGCAGCAGCCCATGTTCAAGATTGCGCTTCGCATCGGTGACGTGCGACTCGCCACACAGCTGTTCACTCTCAcgcaggaggagcggctgccggcgctgcgtcggagcaCCCAAGACGGCGCGGATGTGGTGCAGAGCGTCGAGTACGTCACACCCAGCGATGTGGACGAGCAACCGCGTGCCTTGGCAAAGGAGGAGCGGATGGAAGTGTTCTTCTTCGGCGCCGATCGCGTCTCGTGCAGCGAGGCCGATCGAGAGGAGATGAAGGTAAAGGGCCCACGCGCGCTAGAGGCGATCGGGTTCGTCGGGGAGACGGAGGTGGAGCCGTGTCTGCTGATGggcggcacacgcgcgctgctgccgctggcgggCGACCATGCCGGACAGCGCGGTTTCAACGCCTTGGTGGACGCCATGGTATCCAGCGGCAAGGCGATGCTCGTGCGACTCGTGCGCACGGCACACGCCACTCCgttgctgtgcgtgtgttttgcGCGGGTGGCAGAGACGGCTTCGGGGCAGCGCCACTTGGTGCTGGCACCTCTCCCGTTTGCCGAGGACATGCGAGCCCTTCGCTTCTCCGAGTACCCGGAGGTGCGGTTCAGTAAGGCGGAAGAGCAGCTGATGGACGAGCTGATCGACGGCCTCTCCGTCGATGGCTCGGTGCTGGCGCCTCAGGACACCTTCAACCCGGTTCTACAGCAGTACTACGCCACCTTGCAAGCCAAGCTGCTCGCCCTAAATGCCTCAGACGAGAAAAGCAACACGAAGGTGCCCTCGTCCgaagcggcggtgccgcaattgctgcctctgctgagGGGGACCTCCACAGACTTCTTCGCGGAGGGCAGCAGTGTGTACGAGGCGGTGTCAGCGCACCGGTCCGCCCTTGCGTCTTGCGCAAGCGCGTTCCCGTACGAAGAGGAGTTGGATGCACTCTTGCCAGGGAGCAAAGGCGCAGGCTGGAGTGAAAAGTCGTGGTACCAAAGCCTGACGCCGTCATCATCACTGATGGCCACTGAAGCCGGCGTGCCGCCGTCCGCAACACAGGGGTCTGGCGGTGCTCCGTCCACAATCGCCGCTGCCATTATCAGAGACTTGAAGTGCAGCGCGGAGGCGGACAACGCGTCTGCCGGCAGCCACGCCACGTCGGAGGCAGCGAGCATCTCCACTGCCCCACATGACATCATGAGCGGTGATCCCTCATTCGTGATTACATCCGTTGACCCGGTGGGTACTTTCTCCATGGTTGTGCGCAACCCTGCGGCAACGGAGGCACAGCTGAACAAGGCGAAGGACGACCTCAGCAACCTCATTTGGGAGCTCCTGCACAGCAGTGTAAAGGGTGCCTTCTACCGCAAGTGCATGGCCTGCATTATGGCCCTCCGCCAGTTCTGTGTGACACAGGATGACGCCGCCTACTACAGCGACTTTCTGCTCAAGTTGGCGGTAGTCGCACAGCAGTGCGGCCGCGATGCCGATTTCTGGATTCCGTACGTGGTGGAGCGGAAGGACAGCGCCAATGTGTGGCCCATCACGGCACAGGAGTGCAAGTCTGCCAGTCTGCCAGACGACACAGCTGCCGAGTCTTTCCTGCAGAAGATCCACTTGGATCTCGCCATCGCCCTCGATGATGTGACCGACGCTGATGACTGA
- a CDS encoding putative kinesin yields the protein MSRPQASSKSAPKTISVFCRVRPLVPHEKSHTCNNITYDPNDNRAITVNRKTTTKAGEKKFMFNRVFQPNSTQKEVYEAFAKGAVDAAFDGQHGVLFVYGQTGSGKTFTISNDDPKSEGVLQQSMRDIWAKIANDTEHDYSCSVSYVQLYNEILTDLLDEKKGKVRIQLGTEGCGDVVLVSDDSGKGIEREVKDYNGTMNFFKTGLSRKEMASTAMNNTSSRSHTVFTLNISRSTKVTAVTVGADSGGATVALDGRLVLCDLAGSERVSKTHAEGKTLDEATHINRSLLTLGKVVAALTANAQHAPFRESKLTRILQYSLMGNGNTSIVVNVSPSDENTEETFSAILFGQRASQIKQDAKRHEVLDYKALYLQLMADLDNKNDKTLEDALEEERGVFDDRINSLNDQVKMLTEENGMLRNENKQLRQCVPADKLKTIDETPASGVPAYEGASGGGNWAKANQELREVIKARDEKLRTINEERLRLALVVAEEQRKCFQLAQKMRAFALRYKMEREQSSRRQDALTAELASVKGTDYLSALGTFDSSMSPASPRGGSDAEDYNELESARQQIRSLRAERADLIMYQKKAAEAIRVLASERDAALRKAA from the coding sequence ATGTCTCGCCCACAGGCAAGCAGCAAGTCGGCGCCGAAGACTATTTCGGTGTTCTGCCGTGTGCGTCCGCTTGTCCCGCATGAGAAGTCGCACACCTGCAATAACATCACCTATGACCCTAACGACAATCGCGCCATCACAGTGAACCGCAAGACGACCACGAAGGCGGGGGAAAAGAAGTTCATGTTCAACCGAGTCTTCCAGCCGAACTCGACGCAGAAGGAGGTGTACGAGGCCTTTGCCAAGGGCGCCGTCGATGCCGCCTTCGATGGTCAGCACGGCGTTCTCTTCGTGTACGGCCAGACCGGCTCTGGCAAGACCTTTACGATAAGCAATGACGACCCGAAAAGCGAgggtgtgctgcagcagtccATGCGGGATATCTGGGCCAAGATCGCCAACGACACGGAGCATGACTACTCGTGCAGCGTCAGCTACGTGCAGCTCTACAACGAAATCCTGACCGACTTGCTGGATGAAAAGAAGGGTAAGGTACGCATCCAGCTCGGCACGGAGGGCTGTGGCGATGTCGTGTTGGTGTCCGATGACTCTGGGAAGGGAATTGAGCGGGAGGTAAAGGACTACAACGGCACCATGAACTTCTTCAAGACGGGCCTGTCGCGGAAGGAGATGGCAAGCACGGCCATGAACAACACGAGCTCTCGTTCCCACACTGTCTTCACGCTCAACATCAGCCGGTCCACGAAAGTCACCGCGGTGACCGTCGGCGCTGATTCGGGGGGCGCTACCGTTGCATTGGATGGACGCCTGGTACTGTGCGATCTTGCCGGTAGCGAACGTGTGAGCAAGACACATGCGGAGGGTAAGACACTTGACGAAGCCACGCACATTAACCGCAGCCTCCTAACCCTTGGTAAGGTGGTGGCTGCTCTGACCGCCAATGCCCAGCACGCACCCTTCCGTGAGTCGAAGCTGACCCGCATCCTCCAATACTCGCTCATGGGTAATGGCAACACCTCCATCGTCGTCAACGTCAGCCCTTCCGACGAAAACACAGAAGAGACCTTCAGCGCCATCTTATTTGGGCAGCGCGCCAGCCAAATCAAGCAAGATGCGAAGAGACACGAGGTTCTGGACTACAAGGCGCTGTACCTGCAGCTTATGGCTGATCTGGACAACAAAAATGACAAGACTCTTGAGGACgcactggaggaggagcgtggCGTCTTTGACGACCGCATAAACTCCCTCAACGACCAGGTCAAGATGCTGACCGAAGAGAACGGCATGCTGCGCAACGAGAACAAGCAGCTACGCCAGTGCGTGCCAGCGGATAAGCTGAAAACGATTGATGAGACCCCGGCCAGTGGAGTGCCTGCCTACGAAGGTGCATCTGGCGGCGGAAACTGGGCCAAGGCCAACCAGGAGTTGCGGGAGGTAATCAAGGCCCGTGATGAAAAGCTGCGCACCATCAACGAGGAGCGGTTACGGCTCGCTCTTGTGGTGgctgaggagcagcggaagTGCTTCCAACTTGCACAGAAAATGCGCGCATTTGCCTTGCGCTACAAGATGGAACGCGAGCAGTCGTCGCGCCGCCAGGATGCGCTGACCGCCGAGCTGGCGTCCGTAAAGGGCACCGACTACCTCAGCGCCCTCGGCACCTTTGACTCCTCGATGAGCCCAGCCAGCCCACGCGGGGGCAGTGACGCTGAGGATTACAACGAACTCGAAAGTGCACGGCAGCAGATCCGTTCTCTCCGGGCGGAGCGAGCCGATCTCATAATGTACCAGAAGAAGGCGGCCGAGGCGATTCGCGTGCTCGCGTCGGAGCGtgacgcggcgctgcgcaaggcgGCGTAG
- a CDS encoding putative endosomal integral membrane protein — protein MRRRQVHTAFSSVAATSRAVLCVVAVLLCWASSIAYGFSLSVVHDLGLEYSQGDTIHVLASTVTSRSKIVPLRWRNVFPCSAPLSKDTQPPLHRSIGQVLMSDMLEDSGIQLKVLSDRKCALICSASLNPLERERYEKRILSRYRAHLVLDGLPALEATPVDSNRHRIRMGFPLGNFSRGGPKGSVEVYNHVHFIVSYYLISSTEPPTVRIVKFEVEPRSVSHSGELGKDDTCAFPAVPNPQITSMEGIRFSYSVTWTLSTTPWKTRWDNYVDHDSHESRVHWYSILSVFLLVLLQSMFLWYILVRSVRRDILSYNEEDLLGDREDIGWKLVHGDVFRPPRRAVLLSVLVGTGMQVMCMTVASLFFAVVGMVSHSSRGMLLSLLVTFFVFFSSVNGVVTATLLKFFRRRSWQAISLTSIALPGFLFAAYLALNFIHLGSHAASTLPFASLLYLLALWLCVSVPLCFGGAVAGFSTNIAIPVKINAIPRTIPPQPWYLKGVLSYMAFGIVPLAASYVELQSIFSSVWLGTVYRMFSFLIVAFLLILVIVAQVSIFLTYYQLSLLNYHWWWRSFFASASYGAWMMLYCVVYYWFISIVKGFLGMVLFFGYMGLVCVSVSLMFGAVGFLASLVFVRIMFASVKVD, from the coding sequence ATGAGACGTCGTCAAGTGCACACTGCGTTTTCATCCGTGGCGGCCACGTCGCGGGCAGtgctgtgcgtggtggcCGTTCTACTTTGCTGGGCATCGTCCATCGCCTACGGCTTCAGCCTTTCCGTTGTGCATGACCTCGGCTTAGAGTACTCGCAGGGGGATACCATCCACGTCCTGGCCAGCACCGTCACCTCGCGCTCAAAGATCGTGCCGCTTCGCTGGCGCAACGTGTTTCCGTGCTCAGCGCCACTGAGCAAAGACACACAACCGCCATTGCATCGCAGTATTGGCCAGGTGCTGATGAGTGACATGCTGGAGGACTCGGGGATTCAGCTAAAAGTGCTGAGCGACAGGAAATGCGCTCTTATCTGCTCTGCAAGTTTGAACCCGCTCGAGAGGGAACGATATGAGAAGCGCATCTTGAGCCGCTACCGGGCGCACCTGGTACTGGATGGGCTTCCAGCGCTGGAGGCAACGCCGGTGGATAGCAATCGCCATCGCATCCGCATGGGCTTTCCGCTTGGCAACTTCTCCAGGGGCGGACCAAAGGGGAGTGTCGAGGTGTACAACCACGTTCACTTCATCGTCTCCTATTACCTCATCTCCTCGACGGAGCCACCGACGGTGCGCATTGTGAAGTTCGAGGTGGAGCCCCGCAGTGTGTCTCACAGCGGCGAGCTCGGTAAGGACGACACCTGCGCCTTTCCCGCCGTGCCCAACCCGCAGATCACGTCGATGGAGGGTATCCGCTTCAGCTACTCCGTCACGTGGACGCTGTCGACGACGCCGTGGAAGACGCGCTGGGACAACTACGTCGACCACGATTCACACGAGTCGAGGGTGCACTGGTACTCCATCTTGAGCGTCTtcttgttggtgctgctgcagtcgaTGTTCCTGTGGTACATCCTCGTGCGGTCTGTGCGGCGCGACATCTTATCCTACAACGAGGAAGACTTGCTGGGTGATCGTGAGGACATCGGCTGGAAGCTTGTCCACGGGGATGTGTTCCggccgccgcgcagggcTGTCCTTCTCTCCGTACTCGTCGGCACCGGCATGCAGGTCATGTGCATGACGGTCGCCTCACTGTTTTTCGCCGTGGTTGGCATGGTTTCGCACAGCTCCCGCGGTATGCTGCTATCGCTGCTCGTGACGTTCTTTGTGTTCTTTTCCAGCGTCAATGGGGTGGTGACGGCGACCCTCCTTAAGTTCTTTAGGCGACGCTCGTGGCAGGCCATCTCACTCACGTCCATCGCGCTGCCGGGGTTCCTCTTTGCGGCGTACTTGGCTCTCAACTTCATACACCTCGGCTCCCACGCGGCGAGCACGCTGcctttcgcctctctcctctacctgctggcgctgtggctgtgtgTCTCGGTGCCTCTCTgcttcggcggcgctgtggccGGCTTCAGCACCAACATCGCGATCCCGGTGAAGATCAATGCAATTCCCCGCACGATCCCGCCGCAGCCCTGGTACTTGAAGGGTGTGCTCTCCTACATGGCTTTCGGCATTGTGCCGTTGGCGGCGTCCTACGTCGAGTTGCAGTCCATCTTCAGCAGTGTCTGGCTCGGCACTGTGTACCGCATGTTCTCCTTCCTCATTGTCGCCTTTCTGCTGATACTGGTCATCGTGGCACAAGTGTCCATCTTCTTAACCTACTACCAGCTGAGCCTCCTCAACTACcactggtggtggcgctccTTCTTTGCGTCGGCGTCATACGGAGCGTGGATGATGCTGTACTGCGTCGTGTACTACTGGTTCATCTCCATCGTAAAGGGCTTCCTCGGGATGGTGCTGTTCTTTGGGTATATGGGGCTGGTTTGTGTGTCCGTGTCGCTTATGTTTGGCGCCGTTGGCTTCCTCGCGTCCCTGGTATTTGTCCGCATCATGTTTGCGAGTGTGAAGGTGGATTAG
- a CDS encoding histone H4 produces MLFSPLPLVSLSGVVGGQRFAAIRGDQRVLCDKIRRMARCDGVKRISGDLYEEVRRVLKAYVEDIVRCSAACIEYARKKTVTASDVVNALAQARPHPLRLRVSKRASVPGRPSPLPTHLRGRRAARVCVHL; encoded by the coding sequence ATGCTTTTTTCACCTCTGCCCTTGGTAAGCCTATCGGGAGTGGTCGGCGGACAGCGCTTTGCTGCCATCAGGGGCGACCAGAGGGTGCTGTGCGACAAAATCCGCCGCATGGCGCGCTGCGATGGTGTAAAGCGCATCTCGGGCGACCtctacgaggaggtgcgccgcgtgctgaAGGCCTACGTGGAGGAcattgtgcgctgcagcgcagcctGCATTGAGTACGCGCGCAAGAAGACAGTGACGGCGAGCGATGTCGTGAACGCGCTTGCGCAAGCGCGGCCACATCCTTTACGGCTACGCGTAAGCAAGCGTGCTTCGGTGCCTGGCCGCCCGTCTCCCTTGCCTACGCACTTGCGTGGGCGACGGGCGGCCAGGGTTTGTGTGCACTTATAG
- a CDS encoding putative mitogen-activated protein kinase, which translates to MMLTKVEGPNAAGNKVYVFGVNDYRLEVPERYNVQHFVGRGAYGFVCSAVDAVTNEPVAIKKVTHLFDDAVDAKRVLREVKLLAYLNHPNILSLKDLFKSPDPVDTYNELYVVTDLMESDMDAILRSPRIRLAAGHGQYFTLQLLCALQYTHSAHVLHRDLKPGNLLTDSECNLKLGDFGLARGVGHDDTMTQYVFTRWYRPPELLLVCKHCSYSADMWAVGCLAAEMFTGKPLFPGKDYINQINLIVELLGIPDLARDLPPSTSQEAVHYLSSLPPIKGKTLEEYAPELRRRFDEATFFDGFDTELEEAIAAEGATIARPQPRPPEDYYAEFVDFIFGLLCYNPEKRRMAKESIAHAWLSDVRGPQENIGGCEAERVYCWDAEGTAFTIPQLRQLFVEEIEKFTSTRGH; encoded by the coding sequence ATGATGCTCACCAAGGTAGAGGGTCCTAATGCGGCCGGCAACAAGGTTTACGTCTTTGGTGTGAACGACTACCGCCTGGAGGTGCCGGAGCGCTACAACGTTCAGCACTTCGTTGGACGTGGTGCGTACGGCTTTGTTTGCAGCGCCGTGGACGCGGTGACCAACGAGCCAGTGGCGATCAAGAAGGTGACACACCTCTTCGACGACGCTGTCGATGCAAAGCGTGTCTTGCGGGAGGTGAAGCTGCTCGCCTATCTCAACCACCCAAATATCCTCTCTCTCAAGGACCTCTTCAAGTCCCCGGACCCGGTGGACACGTACAACGAACTCTACGTTGTTACCGACTTGATGGAGTCGGACATGGACGCAATCCTGCGCTCCCCGCGCATCCGTCTCGCCGCCGGGCACGGCCAGTACTTCACTCTTCAGCTGTTGTGCGCACTGCAGTACACTCACAGTGCCCACGTGCTTCACCGTGACCTGAAGCCGGGGAATCTGTTGACAGACTCGGAGTGCAACCTTAAGCTGGGCGACTTTGGCCTCGCGCGCGGTGTCGGACACGACGACACCATGACGCAGTACGTTTTCACGCGATGGTATCGGCCACCAgagttgctgctggtgtgtaAGCACTGCAGCTACAGCGCTGATATGTGGGCTGTCGGATGCCTCGCAGCAGAGATGTTCACTGGCAAGCCGCTCTTCCCTGGCAAGGACTACATCAACCAGATCAATTTAATAGTGGAGCTGCTGGGCATACCAGACCTTGCACGTGACCTGCCGCCGAGCACGTcgcaggaggcggtgcactACCTCTCCTCCCTGCCCCCTATCAAGGGGAagacgctggaggagtacGCCCCtgagctgcggcgccgcttcgACGAGGCTACCTTTTTCGATGGCTTCGACacagagctggaggaggctaTCGCCGCTGAGGGCGCCACTATCGCCCGGCCCCAGCCGCGCCCGCCGGAGGATTACTACGCCGAGTTCGTCGACTTCATCTTTGGACTGCTCTGTTACAACCCCGAGAAGCGGCGCATGGCGAAAGAGTCCATAGCTCATGCATGGCTGTCGGACGTGCGCGGCCCTCAGGAAAACATtggcggctgcgaggcggaGCGAGTATACTGTTGGGATGCCGAGGGCACTGCCTTCACCATCCCACAACTCCGCCAGCTGTTCGTAGAGGAGATCGAAAAATTTACGTCTACCCGCGGCCACTGA